One genomic window of Syngnathus acus chromosome 11, fSynAcu1.2, whole genome shotgun sequence includes the following:
- the LOC119130636 gene encoding 1-acylglycerol-3-phosphate O-acyltransferase ABHD5-like, translated as MFSMAEWDPPAKEQSSWLLSWLPSWCPTSLTQLKDAEEKMLKSVKQPFSRQHVRISNGNYLWTIAFQPPSIPQSRPPLVLLHGFGGGVALWTQNLDSLSSGGAVYAVDLLGFGRSSRPLFSGEPEGAEEQFVDALEEWREKLGLQEMLLLGHNLGGYLSAAYTLRYPNRVKHLLLVEPWGFPARPENPHHNSIPVWIRAMGAVMSPFNPLAGLRLAGPLGPTLVQTIRSDFKQKYSSIFDDNTVSNYIYHLNAQTPSGETAFKNMTIPYGWAKRPMLERIGQVQAGIPISFIYGSRSSIDSASGYAFKKTRPEVGITVIRGAGHYVFADQPEDFNQTVHSILSRTSSDFDLKP; from the exons ATGTTTAGTATGGCGGAGTGGGATCCACCTGCCAAGGAACAGAG CTCCTGGTTATTAAGTTGGCTGCCATCATGGTGCCCCACTTCCCTCACTCAGCTTAAAGATGCAGAGGagaaaatgctgaaaa GTGTCAagcagcctttctccagacagCATGTCCGCATCTCCAACGGAAACTACCTGTGGACCATCGCCTTCCAGCCACCCTCCATTCCACAGTCCAGGCCTCCTCTGGTTTTGCTGCACGGCTTTGGCGGCGGCGTGGCCCTGTGGACTCAAAATCTGGACTCACTCTCCAGCGGCGGTGCCGTCTACGCCGTGGACTTGCTGGGCTTCGGCCGAAGCAGCCGGCCGCTGTTCAGCGGTGAGCCCGAGGGGGCCGAGGAGCAGTTTGTGGACGCGCTGGAGGAATGGAGGGAGAAGCTGGGCCTGCAGGAAATGCTGCTGCTGGGACACAACCTGGGAGGATATTTATCTGCTGCCTATACTCTCAGATACCCAAACAG ggtaAAACATTTGCTGCTGGTAGAGCCATGGGGGTTCCCCGCCCGTCCTGAGAACCCGCACCATAACTCCATCCCAGTGTGGATCAGAGCCATGGGGGCCGTCATGAGCCCCTTCAACCCGCTAGCTGGCCTCAGGCTAGCCGGGCCTTTAG GTCCGACGCTGGTCCAAACAATCAGATCTGACTTCAAGCAGAAGTACTCCTCCATTTTTGATGACAACACCGTGTCCAACTACATCTACCATCTCAATGCTCAGACTCCCAG CGGCGAAACAGCGTTCAAGAACATGACCATCCCGTACGGCTGGGCGAAGCGGCCCATGTTGGAGCGCATCGGACAAGTTCAGGCGGGAATTcccatttcttttatttacggCTCGCGATCAAGCATCGACAGCGCCTCAGGATATGCCTTCAAGAAAACCAGGCCGGAGGTTGGAATCACG GTCATTCGAGGAGCGGGCCATTACGTTTTTGCCGATCAGCCTGAAGACTTCAACCAAACAGTCCACAGCATCCTCTCCAGAACCAGCTCAGACTTTGACCTGAAaccatga